CCGCCCCCAACTCCAGGAGCTGCCGCGTGAGCTCGAGGTTGTCCTTCGCCGCGGCCACATGAAGGGCCGTAAATCCAGGGCCCGGAGCGCGAGCGTTCAGCGACACGCCGGCGCGTGCGGCCTTCGTCAGTTGGCGAGGGTTCTCGCGCAACACGGCGGTGACCACCGCACTCGTGGTGCGCAGGAGCTGCCGCGGCGCGGGTGGGACCCAGCGTGGGGCCGCGTAGGCCGCGACGTTGCCGTACAGGCTGAACACCGATAGTGGCACTGCTTCGAGCAGAGCGGCGCCCTCCTCGCTGCACGGGAAGGGAACGACTTGTCCCAGCGCGTGGGAGCGCAGGATCCAATCAAAGGTTTGCACCGGGTCATCCCCGAACACGCGCAGCGTGTCGTCTGCCAAGTGAAGCCGGTGTACGTGGATCTCGCCTCGCTCGCGCGTCACCTCGGCGTACGCCTTCACCTCTGCCGTCCAGCTCCGGAACAGCACCACCCGTTCACCCCGCAGCGCAATCGCCCACTTCTCCTCCATGCAGGTCGGCGTGAAAAGCCAGCCGTCAGGTAGGTCTGCGTCGGCGGCGTAGGCGAGTTGGCACTCCAGGGACTCCGCAGGCTGCATGTCGTGGTGGACGTCGTCGACGGTCTTCCGCCTCCACGACACCGACGTTTCCGCTTCGAAGACATTCTCTGAGGCAGAGATCATCTGTCCTGTGACGCTGATCAGGTCGAGCACGGGATAGCCGAAGGGCGTGGCGTCTGCGGCCAGCCACTTGGCGGGGGTCGGCGTGCGCGCGCTAGCCTGCTGCGGCGCGCGGCCGTCACCGCCCAGCCAGTCGCGTACCTGTTTCCACCAGCCCATTCGTGCCCGGTAGTCCTGCCGCCGCCGGGTCCCAACTAATTAAGGCCGCACCGCTGGCGGGCTTCTGGGTTGTGCTGTTTTTCCCTAATTTCCGTGTGCTTGCAGCCCTCGGCGTGGGAGACGTCAATGCCCGCCAAGGGGTCGCGGAGCGCATCTTGGCCGAGGGGCTTTCGCTCCCGGCGCCTGACTTCTATTCTCCGCGGTCCGTGCCGGGCCTGGGCCCCGGCCCCGAGGAGGAAAGCATGAGCCAGATCGTACGCTGCGCGCTGATCCAGTGCAGCAACCCCATCAACGACGAGAGTGTTCCGGTCGAGAAGATCCAGAAAGCGATGCTCGACAAGCACATCGCCTTCATCGAAGACGCCGGCAAGAAGGGCGTTCAGATCCTCGGGCTACAAGAGATCTTCAACGGACCCTACTTCTGCCCGAGCCAAGACAAGCGTTGGTACGGCGCTGCAGAGAAGATCCCCGGTCCCACCACCGAGCTGATGCAGAGCTACGCCAAGAAGTACAACATGGTGATGGTCGTGCCGCTTTACGAAGAGGAGATGCGCGGCGTGTTCTACAACACCGCGGCCGTGATCGACGCCGACGGCAAATACCTGGGCAAGTATCGCAAGCAGCACATCCCCCAGGTGGCGGGTTTTTGGGAGAAGTACTTCTTCAAGCCCGGCAACGGTGGCTACCCCGTGTTCGAGACCAAATACGCAAAGGTCGGCGTCTACATCTGCTACGACCGCCACTTCCCCGAGGGCGCCCGCTGTCTGGGACTAAACGGTGCGGAAATCGTCTTCAACCCCAGCGCCACCGTGGCTGGCCTCTCCCAGTATCTGTGGAAGATCGAACAGCCCGCGCACGCCGTTGCCAATGGCTACTTCGTTGCCGCCAGCAATCGCGTCGGCAGCGAGGGGCCCTGGAACATCGGCAAGTTCTACGGCACGAGCTATTTCGTCAATCCGCGAGGTGAGTTCGTGGCCGAAGCCAGCGAAGACAAGGACGAGTTGCTCGTCGCAGATCTCGACCTGTCGATGATCGACGAGGTGCGTCAGACCTGGCAGTTCTTCCGAGATCGACGCCCGGACGCCTACGACGAGCTGGTGCGCCGCTAGTCGCGGTCTGCCTCAGAGCACCGCGTCTTGGCCGACCCCAAACACGACCTGCTGTACGGCATCGACGACGTGCCACCCCTGGGCCAGTCCTTGGCCCTGGGGCTGCAGCACTATCTGACGATGTTCGGCTCGACGGTGGCGATCCCGCTCATCCTCAGCAAGCCCCTGGGCATGGACCAGGATCCCGTGGCGATGGGCTGGCTCATCGGCACGATGTTCTTCGTCAGTGGGCTGACCACGCTGTTGCAGACCACGATTGGCAATCGCCTGCCCATCGTGCAGGGCGGCACGTTCTCCTTTCTGGCCCCGACCATCGCCATCTGTTCGATGGCAGCCTTGGCCAACGCCGGCTGGCAGGTGCGTCTCACCCACGTGCAAGGGGCCATCATCGCAGGCGCTTTCTTCGAGATGGCGATCGGCTACCTCGGCATCATCGGCAAACTGCTGCGCTTCATCGGTCCCATCACCATCGCGCCCACGATTGCGCTGATCGGTCTGGCGCTGTTCAAGTTCGGGGCGCCGATAGCAGGAAAGCACTGGGGCATCGGCGGACTCACGATCGGCTTGATCATCCTGTTTTCGCAGATCTTGCGACATCGTTCTCGTGCCTTCGCTCTCTACCCGGTGCTCCTCGGCATGGGCGGTGCTTGGGCAACTGCTGCGGTGCTCACGGCGCTCGGCGTCTTTCCGCCCGGGCATCCGGCGTACTGCAGTCTCGACAAGGTAGTGGCAGCGCCCTGGGTCCGCGTGCCCTATCCCTTTCAGTGGGGCATGCCGGTGTTCGGTGCCGCTGCCATCGTCGGTATGTTGGCGGGCTACGTCGCGAGCATGGTCGAGTCGATCGGCGACTACTTCGCTGCTGCCCGACTCAGTGGAGCGCCCCCACCGTCGCAAAAGGACGTCAGTCGCGGCATCGGGACCGAGGGGCTCGGTTGCCTCGTGGCGGGCATCTTCGGGACCGGCAACGGTACGACGAGCTACAGCGAGAACATCGGTGCCATCGGCTTGACCCGAGTGGGTAGTCGTCGCGTGGTGCAGATGGGTGCGCTGCTGATGATCGTGTTCGGGGCGGTCGCCAAGTTCGGCGCGCTGTTCACGACCATTCCGGAACCCATCGTGGGCGGCATGTACTGCACGCTGTTCGGCGTGATCGCATCCGTGGGTCTCTCGAACTTGCAGTACGTAGACCTGAACAGCGCTCGCAATCTGTTCATCATCGGCTTCTCCTTCTTCATGGGGCTGTCGCTGCCCGAGTACTTTGCGCAGCATCCCGTGGTCTTCGAGCCAAAGTGGCTCGCGGACATCATCAACACCCTCGGCGGCACGAGCATGGCCGTGGGCGCGCTGATCGCGACTGTGCTCGACAACATCGTGCCCGGCACCGAAGCCGAGCGGGGGTTGGCTGCCCTCCGCCACGGCGCCCCGACACACTGAGCCCCCGACAGCGAAAGGCGCGTCAGGGCGGGGCGCATTGCGATCCGTCAATTGAGCGATGCGATCGGCGACGCTAGGCTCCAGCGCGGCAAGCACCCAAGGGGATCTCCCCAACAAGGAGGGTTGCCATGATACACGGGCAGGGCTCCCGCGACCGTTCGGCGCTGCAGGAGGGCTGGGTCATCGCCAACCACATCTTGGTGGCGTTTCACGTGGCCTTCATCTCGTCGGTGCTGGCGCTTCCAGCGGCTTCCATCCTGAAGTGGGAGGTCC
This DNA window, taken from Polyangiaceae bacterium, encodes the following:
- a CDS encoding ankyrin repeat domain-containing protein, which encodes MGWWKQVRDWLGGDGRAPQQASARTPTPAKWLAADATPFGYPVLDLISVTGQMISASENVFEAETSVSWRRKTVDDVHHDMQPAESLECQLAYAADADLPDGWLFTPTCMEEKWAIALRGERVVLFRSWTAEVKAYAEVTRERGEIHVHRLHLADDTLRVFGDDPVQTFDWILRSHALGQVVPFPCSEEGAALLEAVPLSVFSLYGNVAAYAAPRWVPPAPRQLLRTTSAVVTAVLRENPRQLTKAARAGVSLNARAPGPGFTALHVAAAKDNLELTRQLLELGADPNVLADGGRSVLTTGLVHGCSQELLALLVDHGADPLLANEDGFGPLHALAETNKPHYLNWLLSLDADLEQRTNKGHTALQIAAALGHVQALKALLFAGANPATLSADAKTARDIAIEEAKSETMQALDAWAKRRTAK
- a CDS encoding nitrilase-related carbon-nitrogen hydrolase; amino-acid sequence: MSQIVRCALIQCSNPINDESVPVEKIQKAMLDKHIAFIEDAGKKGVQILGLQEIFNGPYFCPSQDKRWYGAAEKIPGPTTELMQSYAKKYNMVMVVPLYEEEMRGVFYNTAAVIDADGKYLGKYRKQHIPQVAGFWEKYFFKPGNGGYPVFETKYAKVGVYICYDRHFPEGARCLGLNGAEIVFNPSATVAGLSQYLWKIEQPAHAVANGYFVAASNRVGSEGPWNIGKFYGTSYFVNPRGEFVAEASEDKDELLVADLDLSMIDEVRQTWQFFRDRRPDAYDELVRR
- a CDS encoding solute carrier family 23 protein produces the protein MADPKHDLLYGIDDVPPLGQSLALGLQHYLTMFGSTVAIPLILSKPLGMDQDPVAMGWLIGTMFFVSGLTTLLQTTIGNRLPIVQGGTFSFLAPTIAICSMAALANAGWQVRLTHVQGAIIAGAFFEMAIGYLGIIGKLLRFIGPITIAPTIALIGLALFKFGAPIAGKHWGIGGLTIGLIILFSQILRHRSRAFALYPVLLGMGGAWATAAVLTALGVFPPGHPAYCSLDKVVAAPWVRVPYPFQWGMPVFGAAAIVGMLAGYVASMVESIGDYFAAARLSGAPPPSQKDVSRGIGTEGLGCLVAGIFGTGNGTTSYSENIGAIGLTRVGSRRVVQMGALLMIVFGAVAKFGALFTTIPEPIVGGMYCTLFGVIASVGLSNLQYVDLNSARNLFIIGFSFFMGLSLPEYFAQHPVVFEPKWLADIINTLGGTSMAVGALIATVLDNIVPGTEAERGLAALRHGAPTH